GTCATCACAGCCCATTTATCATCCTCCTCATCTCAGCAGACCTCCTGGCATCTGGCTCCTCAATCGCTCTCTCAGTAAGTACTTGCTTGATTCGACACATTGACTTCCTCACCTGAATTTCAATGTTCATAGGCAAAGAACAAAATAAGCAACAGGGTTCTAGGAAGAGTGTGAGAGACCCATACATACTACGAGGTATTAAATTCAAAGAGATGTAATTCTCAAGAAATGTCTTATCCTTTGTCTTCTCACCAATAATAATCAcaaaagtgaagataaataaagtAATTCTAATTATACACTTCGGATGCATGCAGTAAAAACATCCATATGCATATGAGAGGAGTAATCCTGTAGCTAAAACAGACAACTATCACACAGAAACTGGGCCCATCAACAAATTCCCCGTATCCAATTGGTTCTGAGTCTGACAATAGAGTTTAAGCGTCATATGCCCAAGAACCAATTCATAAGACTTGGAGTTAAGCCAGAGCAAGCAATCCATTGTCACTTGATGAACCGTACTCATATTTAGCATATGTCAGTCCAGCAAAATGCAGAGTGTAAAAAGAAGTGCAATTTAGATATTGCATCTCAAGCTGATCATAGTACTCATTGGCATGCAATGACAAAACAAATTATTCACATATTACAGTTAAGAAAATTACACATCTGCTTCCTACCTACTGTTTAGGTGGCAAATGGCAACAGCATAATCCAGCTAAGAAACTTATCACTTTTCACAAGCAAAACCTGGGGCTGACTATCATACATAATACACTAGAATATATCTATAATATGACAGCAAATTTCAATTAGGTATAGAAGAGTGAAACATTTGATATTCTTCAACTGTGTATATACAACATTGTTGTTAAGTTTTCCAATCAGTCAGTCCAACAAAGTCACAAAGACAGTGCCTCTGCTTATAACATGACAAAGGATGGAATATACCTACAAGTCAGATCCAATATTTAGCAACCATTTCTGAACTACACCAAATGATTTTTGTGTTGCACAATTGAATGCAACGGTAAGGTTTCTAAGTTGTAATTTGGAGCTATAAGCTCATCACAGGGAGAAAACCTTCTTGCAAAGCAAGGGAAGGTTGCTATATTTAATACTCTCTAAAGCCATGACGTGTTAAGCCTCATTCAACCTTCAACTAGTGATTCAACAGCCAACATAAAAAAGTCATAGAACAATAGAAAGCCCCAAACATCCTTCAATTCATGTACATAAAATCATTGTTAGTTTTCATATGATGAAGAAGCATCCTCATATAGTGGAATAAAACAAGAAGCAAACTCTCCTTTGGGTTATGCAATGGTAAAAGGGCAGCCTGACCAACAACAAATTCTATTTTAGCAATTCACTATTTTGAACAGTAAATTATCATCTTATTCAAATTAGCTATAGACATTGGAAGATCAAAGCAATGTTTAAAGAGCCAAATTTGGCCATAGTCGCAAGCTGTGTCAAAGTAAAAGCAAATGTAAGTAAGTTATACCTTGGGCAAACGTTCTGGATTTGGGAATTTTAGGTTCTGGGAATGAAGCATCTGGCGTTGAGTCATCAGCATGTTTTTCTCCTTTAATAAAACATACCACAGCTTATGAAGATCATCCCAAGACTTCAGGCGCAGTTCAGAAGCTTTCCAACTTCGACCTGGTGGCAGTAAGTTTAGGAATGAACACAGATACTTAATtcaatcatttaaaaattaccCATTTCCTCTTCTCGTCTGTAGCAAAAGGAGAGGGATTTATCATTAGTGGGATTTCAATTGGCACCCGACACATTTACATTAGGCTAAGGTATTAATGTGAATTCATTGTTTTCTCTAACATGAGGGATTGTGAATTTTTCAGATAAAATTTGCAATTCAGAGCCTATAAGAAATATAAACCAATGTGCAAAATGACTAACACTAAAGCAGATACATAATTAACAAGGGAACCAGTCTGAAATTCAACAGcttcatttctttttttcttttatcctgTTATCATTCCTCTGAAAATTTCAAGGTTTGTTTCCTTCTGGTATAAGCACAGTTGTTTCAATGCTATAAGCTAAACAAGTGCTTCTTTGGCACATGCTAAATGAAAAACCAATCCGCGTTGAGACTGATAAGGCTCAGGATTATCCATTGCAACTGCAGATCTTAAAATGTATCCCAAGGGCAATCACAACTTTAAATCCTAAATAAAATGGTTGACGCACACTTCAGTGCTTTCAATTGTAGACGCATTATCCTTTTATTTAACCTATGCATGTTTTTTCTAATTCCCACCATCACTCATTTCTCTCCAATTCCCACCAACTTGGAGAGAAATGTTTTGGGTTAAAAATGAGGAGTTGAGAAATATCAATTCCCCTCCTTTGACTCCATCTCCCTCCTTTTCTCTCCTCTATTTAATGTCCAAACAAGAGAATTTTaggaaaattaaatttcttttcttttctcttctgtCCATTTCCTTCCGTCCAAACAAAGCATAAAAGAAAGAGCAGTCTTTTTTTCCAATAACCAATAAAATAATCTCACTAGAGGCTACTAAGCAATTCCTAGTAGTTtagggaaaaaaagaaaaagaagaacaagAACAAAGAAGAAGAGTGTTGTACCATAGCCAACAGGTTTATCCTGATCCTGGCTCCTATCTGCCTCGAAGAACTCCTCAAGAGGGTTACGAGCATACCCAGTAGCTGCTGCCGCCGCTGCAGAAGTTTCAGATTTAACTGCAGCAAAGAGAGTTCTCCCAAAAAATCTTGTCGTAAACATGGTTGAATCAGCGACCTGCTAATACAGATAGAAATTCGAAGTTCATACACATGATGACAGTAACACACTGCAAGAATCTCGAACAAAAGAGGAAGTGCATTACAGACACGTACACTCACAGTTTCCTAAAGGTCAGGATAAGCCAAAGAGCAGCGAACGCACTCACCTCCCAAATGAAGGGAAATTTATGCTGGATAGACAAGCAGCTGGTGGATTGCTCCTCGGCAGAACAGCAGTGGCAGTGAACAACGTCGGAAGGAATACAGGAAGGAATATCAAAGCCAAGATTAGAAGAAATCAAAGCTTTGGGAGTTGGGATTGCCTTCAAGCTAAAGGACTTGGAGAGATCAGGGGTGCGGCTGCAGAAGTGAAGACATAGGAGAGGAACCGAGGGGAAATAATAGAGATATTAGGTTGTCTCCGTTTAAACGACGTAGTTTAGCATGAATATGCAAGTATAAAATGAAGTTCCAAAAAAACCACCACCACAGCCCATACCAAGCTTTGACTCTTCTCTTCCAAGACATCCATGGCTTTGATGGTGATGGTGATCAGATGCCTCTGTTTGTTGCTTCTGCAAAGACGTCGTCTTTGCTCCTCCTGATATCGAATTCCAATCATAAAAATAGCAATGAGAATATTTCAATACCGTACCTTCTTCTCTTCCCTTCCTCTCCAAACACACCGTCTCTTCTCCTCTGCTTCTTCTCTCCCTACACTTCAACCATCAAACGACGCTCAATTGCTTTCCCAAATCTTGCTCCACCATCACAACCCATTCCACGCCATGGAATCGTCTCTTCAGCTCCACGGCTTCTCTCTTACCCCTCATCTCCTCCACCAGACTCTCCTCCGTCTCTGCCACCACTCCAAAAttgccctctcccttttccaaTATGCTCTCTCtatcccttcttcttcttccatcgTTACCTCCGTTACCTATAATATCATGATCGACATTCTCGCTAAGGTCCATCAGTTTGACGTATCTTGGCAGCTTATTGTCCAAATGGAGCAGACAAACGTCCAACCGACTTCCCATACTTTCCTTATACTCATTCGCAGATTGATTGCTGCTGGTCTTACCCGTCAAGCTATCCGTGCTTTTGATGATATGGAATCTTTCGTTGCGGAAACTGTGGATGAGACCCATTTCTGTTTCTTGCTTGATACCCTGTGCAAGTATGGCTACGTTAAAGTGGCCGTTGAGATTTTTAATAAAAGGAAGTCTACTTTTTGTCCTAGTGTGAGAATGTATACAGTTTTGATTTGTGGTTGGTGCAAGATTGGTAGAATTGATATGGCAGAGAGATTTCTGAGAGAGATGGACGAGAGAGGGATTGGGCCTAATGTTGTTACCTACAATGTGTTGTTAGATGGTATTTGCAGGAGGGCCAGATTGCACCCTGAGGATAGGTTTGAGAGGACAATAATGTCAGCTGAGAAAGTGTTTGATGAAATGCGCCAAAGAGGGATTGAACCCGATGTCACAAGTTTTTCTATATTGCTTCATGTGTATAGTAGAGCTCATAAGCCTCAGCTAACACTTGATAAGTTGAAGTTGATGCAAGAGAAGGGGATTTGCCTTACTGTTGCCACTTATACTTCTGTGGTGAAGTGTCTTTGCTCCTGTGGCTGGGTTGAGGACGCAGAGGAGTTGCTTGATGAGATGGTCAGAAATGGGATTAGCCCTAACGCAGCaacttacaattgtttctttaaAGAATATAGAGGAAGAAAGGATGCAGAAAGTGCCCTGAAGTTGTATAGGAAAATGAGGGAGGACAATCTGTGTGATCTGAGCACGCACACATATAATATACTGCTAGGCATGTTTATGAAGATGAATCGCATGAATATTGTGAATGAGATATGGAATGATTTATGTGCAAGTGGTTCAGGGCCAGATTTGGATTCATATACAATGCTTATACATGGGCTATGCGAGAAACAGAAGTGGAAAGAAGCATGTCAGTTTTTTGTGGAGATGATAGAGAGGGGGTTGCTTCCACAAAAGGTTACTTTTGAGACTCTTTACAGAGGGCTAATACAGTCTGATATGTTGCGAACTTGGAGAAGGCTAAAGAAAAAGCTTGATGAAGAGTCAATAGCATTTGGTTCAGAATTTCAAAATTACCACTTAAAGCCATATAGGCGATAATACATCTTTGCTACAATGTGACTAACCGAATGATTTTGCTGAGGTAATCTCCacctatttgaaaatttttagttGTTTCTGAAGTACGATAAGTGTTGTTTTATGTTGAATCATGCTTACTCATGTTCTTTTTGctgtcaaaattcaaaaaatgcAAGACCAGTGATTATTCACGTCTTCAAACATCAGAGTCTTTTGATAATTGATAGTATGCAAATTACCAATCGTTATAAGTATTTTAGTAGCGAGGTTTTTAACTTGgcaactgttttttttttttggacaaATATATTAAAGACTTTCTCTAGCACATATTGAAAATTGTGAATAGAGTTTGAGGTAGGCATATAAGTTGGAGCCACCTGTGACCTGCAAAGATAGCATtagtatatattttcttttactgATTTGTGATTTAGTCTTTAGGTGCTGCCATTATTTATAAGCAACTCTTGCATTTTtggaaactcattaaaacattcttaCCTTTTGTCTCTATCAAAAAAAGTCCTCCTATCCAATTTTGTTCTTTCTTTTACTGATTTATGATTTAGTCTTTAGGTGCTGCCATTATTTATAAGCAACTCCTGCATTTTtggaaactcattaaaacatacttACCTTTTGTCTCTATCAAAAAAAGTCCTCCTATCCAATTTTGTTCATTGCTATAGTTAAAAAACTGTGAAAATATCAAATTGcccttattatttaattaattctcaCTTCTCCTTCTTTGACTTCATCTCTTCAAACCTCTCAGATCCTATGTTTTTTTCTTGAATAAGAGACAATTAGAGAAATTGTGATTGATAACTTCTTCTTCTGCTCTTACTATTATATGCTTCAGCAAAAGACAAATTCACTCCAAGATCTCTGCCCTTTTACAACAAGTAGtacatcaaaaatcaaaatgccAGTCAACTTTGCACGTGTGGGATTTTGCCATATATTTTTCTGGTTTAGTCAATTGTTTTGTGCGTTTCTCAAAATCTCTGTACTTTTCCTTGTATTCTAGTTGTTTATCTCTAATATGGACTCAAATTAATACACATAATGGAAGAAATCAAAGAAAAACAAAGCATGGCCTGTTGACCAATGGTGTCTTTATATTGAAGTCCAAGGTCTTGATCGTAATAAAATACAGGTTATGACCTTCGCTATTTTCACCTCTCTAGCTTAATAGCTTGGCCTTTATGTTTCATGGTCCTTCAATCACCAATCTGAGTATTAATCACTCAATCATATCATCCTCTCTCTCCAATAAAGCCTCTTTTCTTCTCTTGTTTTCCTTCTGCTGCTGGATAAACTTGGTGCTTGTTGGTTTTCTATTTTCCAGCAATCCTCTCAACATTAAACAAAAGCAAAGAAACCCAATACATCCTTGGTCTTTCATTCTAAAACCAAGAAACTATAACACAGAGTTGAAAGAAGAGGAACAGCCTTTCCATCAACATCATGGGACCAAGAGAACAAGATTCTCTTTCAAGATCTTTCATTCACCAGTGATGTACATTATCCTGTTTAGCCTATGCCCTGGATCTTCCTAGCTCCATCCCCCCAGCTTCCCTCCACTCTCATCTCTGGAGCATGCGGAACTCACCATTACTGAAGCTACTGGTATGGGAACTATATTTGCTATTCCCTCAAATTGGAGAAAAGATTGTGAGAAAAAAAATTGGGGAAGGGATGCGATAAGGAAGAAACAAAGTGGTGGGAGTTAGGGATATTGTTAGGAGAATGAGGGATTTTGTTATGAGCCAAAGACTGACAGGTTTTAAAAATACTCTCTCCTTTTACCAAGATTTGTAACAGCAAAAAAGGCTGAAAATGGATGGAAGGATTGTTTCACTGATATAGAGGGACCGACATGTAAAGAATAGCAATACCttgggactaaattgtaaagcTCCCTTTCTTTTATGAGGATAAAATGGTTGGCTCCATATCAGAACAACCATGTCATTTATAACTGATACTGATTTAGTGACCCTTATACATAAGTGAGCTAAAAGAAACGAAACAATGTGGTTGACAAACATCTCATTCCTAACAGACTCAGTTTGTACCCACTCTAGTATAGAATCATTACTGTCCAAAAAGATAGAAATGATGATGCAAGGGGCTTTTGTTAGAGAAGCTTATATATAAGAGAACTTGCAGGCTTGTTTTGCCTCTAATCTTTTACATCAAAGGAATGCATGCATATGCATTGTTCTTGGAGTGGGATGAGGGGAGTTTGGAAGACCATTATAATTTATGATGAAGTTACATGATTAAAACATAACGTGCTGTACAGGATTGTTGATTGTTTTGAGGAGATGATTAGCGTAACTCGCCAAGACATCAATTGGGATAAAGTGTGGTGCTGCTGGAGGcaagtttgaaattcaaaagtgTTGTCTACTCAACTCCAGGGACACATCCCCAAGGAGCAGTGCATGGAAATGTCAAAATGAACTTGGCTAGTTTCCAAGTAATGATGTTAGTGTATTTATGCTTACAATTATTGGCAGATAGACTGTAGATGGTGTTCACTTCTTAATGAGAAGTCCATGCATGCACACACAAAAAGAGAAATACAGGGGAAATGCGGAAGGTTTCAGGAAGCAACATGAAAGTCAGTTGGTGAGTCTGTTTTATTTGGCTTGTACAGTTTTACATGGTTGCTTGTGATGCCAATTAAGTTAAACAAGAGTAATTATGTTGTATTTTCTGTATGCATGCGTGGGtatacaaatatatattttgtatgGTTGCTTCTGATGCCAATAAAGTTAAATGAGAATAGTTTGTGTTGTGTTGTATTGTGTATATATATGCTTTTAACATACTTTATCCCAGGAGGGAAGTGGGGTTTGTGGGGTATCTACAAACACATGCAGTTTTAGGAGAACCGGTGTTGTCATTGTATTTTGGAGGCAAAGCCATTTGTAGGACATTATTGAATCAATTGGAAAGAAGATTGATCCTTCGTTCCATTATGAGTTGGCATGAAGCTTTTTGGGTTCCACTGTACATATACCAACTTTCTgcattaaataattattgtacTTAATTTTCGTGCCAAACTAGGATCAATGTAATCTGACTAGGAAATCGTGCATAATGCATGAACTAGGAATTCATGTGTTGTATTATGATGCCCAACAAATATGTAACATGGTAGCGCTCTCATTGTAATTATTGAATTTGataattaaagtttaaattgATTGCTTGAAGGTTATaaacttataattattaattcataGGTTTCCACCCAATTCAGTTTTATAATCTAAATCTTTTTCAAGATCGTGAACTTAAAAGAGGCAAGCAATGTCACCCTCCCTAATTTGGTATTTATTCAAATCCAAGTCCAAATGGGGTTGAACAaacaaattatgaaaaattggagaaaaagaatGTGGTGGCTTGTCTAGAGACGCGAGGGGTGCATGGTTTAGGGGATTCACTTATCTTGGCAAGAATTCTGTGCTAGGTGCTAAACTTTTTGGCTATATTGGAAAGTAAACTGGCTAAATCTCTGGGATTTTAGATTACTAATAGTGAAAAGTGAAATCTTAGTGCTAGCTAAATTTTATTGGGCAAGTATTAAGCTCCTTGGCGCTTAAAGGAGTCATTGCAACGATCAAATGTGTGATGACGTTGAGTAGGTTTTTTAGTCTATCGTGAGATAAATAGCTATGCATATAATTTGATGCATAGAatcttcaattttatttttggagtgtaaatatttaatatttttattgacaGTGTGAGAATATAGATCTAGAATGATGCAGTTGGTAGCTCTGATATTCGTTGAAGCTTCtcttagtttaaaaaaaaaaaaagtagtacTGTTTGaattttgcttttctttctcaTTTGGTTGCATTTAATTTACTTATGATAAcagagtttgaatttttttttttttttttttttttaatttgcacAAATATCAGACGGAGTTGAACCAACAGTCACTTGCCACTAACATTAAATGCGGAATGGAGgggaaattgagtttttctttcttttgccgaatataaaaattattttaaaaagtgcAAATACAAGCCAGACCCAAAGTCTTATAGAAGGGGAAAATTAAAAGACAAATCTACATTATTAATTCAAGCGCAGCACAAAGAAACTATAAAAAATAGAGGAACCAGTCCAACCGTAAAGAGAACCCGGCACTTTGGCACATTTATTTGGATCTGATTGTATGGAgaaatacattttttttatttgaaaaaaaataattactatgCCTTTATTTTTTCCCATCTTTAAGggcatttaaaaataattataatagacGTAACACCTTAATTTTCATATATCTCAGTCAAATAAAAGGATTGGAGAATTAagatctcttttatttttctctttgctTTTCTGTAATTAATTCCAAGGCTCCTCTCTATGATCCAACTAAAATATGTTACGTCCAAGCCCAAGCCCCGACAGCTCCTCCCTTCCCTACCGACAAGTAACTACTAGCGTACCGCGGGTCGTTTATTTCACAAGCTTAGTAAGTAGAAACTTCCTTGGAAGAGCATCAAAATACAATAAGAAGTCTGAGTAGCATACTTGCCACTTATATTTTTTGAATGTTTAAAAATCCGCGGAAATTTAGTTAAGAATAAAACTCTCGGAGCATTTACAGATTGCCACCGGAATATTGAAAATTCCCACCCACTCCTACCTTCTATACAAAAATGCTTGAACACCTTAATTTTACAGAGCTGGTTTACCACGTAAAGACCAACTCTCCATATATAGTCACACTGACTCTTGGAATTTACTAATCAAATTCAAGTTCCAGTACCACTTTACCAGGAATTAACTTTTTGTCTTTTGCCTCGTGAGCCTCTCTCACTTGTGTGAAGGGAAATGTTCTCTCAACAGGCATCTTCAGCTTTCCAGCTTCAAATAAACGTCGGATCTCATCTAAACCATCTGGATCAGCTCTCATGTATGTCCACCAATATTCTGCAGTCAACAACAAAAGCATCATTTTCATAACTTTTGGGATGTATCGACGCATGCAATTTAGTGGTATCTCCCTTTAGCTTGTGAGGACATATCCCTATctcatatccctaattatcacTATAAACctaggctatttacagaaagAATCTCAACAAacttattaaaagaaaatcattTTCGAACAAacttattaaaagaaaatcattTTCGAACGAATCATCTATTCAAAATATGATGTAATGCACAAATTTTCCATACCTATTCCATGAGAAGATCGATATTGAATCTGTTTCTTCAGTAAAATAGCTGTCGCAACAGGAAGTCCAACTGCTAGTCCATACCTATCAGTCAAGGACGCTGCCTCACCCTGTAACACAG
This genomic interval from Manihot esculenta cultivar AM560-2 chromosome 12, M.esculenta_v8, whole genome shotgun sequence contains the following:
- the LOC110628012 gene encoding 39S ribosomal protein L47, mitochondrial; amino-acid sequence: MFTTRFFGRTLFAAVKSETSAAAAAATGYARNPLEEFFEADRSQDQDKPVGYGRSWKASELRLKSWDDLHKLWYVLLKEKNMLMTQRQMLHSQNLKFPNPERLPKVRKSMCRIKQVLTERAIEEPDARRSAEMRRMINGL
- the LOC110628010 gene encoding pentatricopeptide repeat-containing protein At2g13420, mitochondrial, whose translation is MRIFQYRTFFSSLPLQTHRLFSSASSLPTLQPSNDAQLLSQILLHHHNPFHAMESSLQLHGFSLTPHLLHQTLLRLCHHSKIALSLFQYALSIPSSSSIVTSVTYNIMIDILAKVHQFDVSWQLIVQMEQTNVQPTSHTFLILIRRLIAAGLTRQAIRAFDDMESFVAETVDETHFCFLLDTLCKYGYVKVAVEIFNKRKSTFCPSVRMYTVLICGWCKIGRIDMAERFLREMDERGIGPNVVTYNVLLDGICRRARLHPEDRFERTIMSAEKVFDEMRQRGIEPDVTSFSILLHVYSRAHKPQLTLDKLKLMQEKGICLTVATYTSVVKCLCSCGWVEDAEELLDEMVRNGISPNAATYNCFFKEYRGRKDAESALKLYRKMREDNLCDLSTHTYNILLGMFMKMNRMNIVNEIWNDLCASGSGPDLDSYTMLIHGLCEKQKWKEACQFFVEMIERGLLPQKVTFETLYRGLIQSDMLRTWRRLKKKLDEESIAFGSEFQNYHLKPYRR